The following are encoded in a window of Apteryx mantelli isolate bAptMan1 chromosome 17, bAptMan1.hap1, whole genome shotgun sequence genomic DNA:
- the FAM222A gene encoding protein FAM222A, whose product MLACLQRTQNPPAQHLACPSKSLEPRKCETAAPMHSPRYPSPAELDAYAQKVAHSPLTIKIFPTNIRVPQHKHLNRTVNGYDTTGQRYSPYPVHAGGYQGLLAIVKASGKSVVKNSEGKRTKLSPAQVGVAPYPPSSTLAQGPSCAAPLTYHGGQKPMEAPNVMVAASVIPLAGRSLALPPSNLPSIQSIIYQLNQQCQAPGSQPGCPAVAAAHPSPAKHGAFAGVTYAGAVLPDCRKGADPCLGAGAAAVLGAKAGGYADGVDYLLWQQKQQQQQQHLRMCGGGGGGGAVSKSPEACAGAARPYAPPGAAEKVTPSPLNCMHGNFAVGQYFAPPWNSVLVTPTSDCYNAAEAGVGPREPGAHAADAPPSKTLCNTSVLSSSLQSLEYLINDIRPPCIKEQMLGKGYETVSVPRLLDHQHAHIRLPVYR is encoded by the coding sequence GCGAGACGGCGGCACCCATGCATTCCCCGCGCTACCCCAGCCCCGCCGAGCTGGACGCCTATGCACAGAAAGTGGCTCACAGCCCGCTGACCATCAAGATCTTCCCCACCAACATCAGGGTCCCACAGCACAAGCACCTTAACCGGACGGTCAATGGGTACGACACCACGGGGCAGCGCTACAGCCCCTACCCCGTGCACGCCGGCGGCTACCAGGGGCTGCTGGCCATCGTCAAAGCCTCCGGCAAAAGCGTCGTGAAGAACTCGGAGGGGAAGCGGACTAAGCTGTCGCCCGCCCAGGTCGGCGTCGCTCCCTACCCGCCGTCAAGCACTTTAGCTCAAGGGCCCTCCTGCGCGGCGCCGCTGACCTACCATGGCGGCCAGAAGCCCATGGAGGCCCCCAACGTGATGGTGGCCGCCTCGGTGATCCCGCTGGCCGGCCGGAGCCTGGCGCTGCCGCCATCCAACCTGCCCTCCATCCAGAGCATCATCTACCAGCTCAATCAGCAGTGCCAGGCGCCGGGCTCGCAGCCGGGCTGCCCGGCCGTCGCGGCGGCCCACCCCAGCCCGGCCAAGCACGGCGCCTTCGCCGGCGTGACCTACGCCGGCGCCGTGCTGCCGGACTGCCGCAAGGGCGCCGACCCGTGCCTgggcgccggcgcggccgcggtgCTGGGGGCCAAGGCCGGCGGCTACGCCGACGGCGTCGATTACCTGCtctggcagcagaagcagcagcagcagcagcagcacctgcggatgtgcggcggcggcggcggcggcggggccgtcaGCAAGTCGCCGGAGGCGTGCGCGGGCGCCGCGCGCCCCTAcgcgccgcccggcgcggccgagAAGGTGACCCCGTCCCCCTTGAACTGCATGCACGGCAACTTCGCCGTGGGCCAGTACTTCGCGCCGCCGTGGAACAGCGTCCTGGTGACCCCCACCAGCGACTGCTACAACGCGGCGGAGGCCGGCGTggggccgcgggagcccggcgcgCACGCCGCCGACGCGCCGCCCAGCAAGACGCTCTGCAACACGTCCgtgctcagcagcagcctgcAGTCGCTGGAGTATCTCATCAACGACATCCGCCCGCCCTGCATCAAGGAGCAGATGCTGGGCAAGGGCTACGAGACGGTGTCTGTGCCAAGGCTTCTGGACCACCAGCACGCGCACATCCGCCTGCCCGTCTACAGATAA